The sequence CATAGTCGAGGTTTTCACCAGCCATGCCCCAGATAAATGTATAGTTGCTGGTGCCGGCGCCGGAGTGAATAGACCAGGGTGGTGATATCACCGCCTGTTCGTTCTGCATCCAGATATGACGGGTTTCCTGTGGTTGCCCCCAGAAGTGACAAACGGATTGCCCATCGGGTACTTCGAAGTAGAAGTAGACCTCCATGCGTCTGTCGTGTGTATGTGCAGGAATAGTATTCCAGATGCTGCCTGTTTTGAGTTCGGTCATACCCATCTGCAACTGGCAGGTAGGTAGTACAGAGGCGACGAGCAGTTTATTGATAGTACGGTGATTGGCGGTTTCGGGGCTACCCAGGGTTACGATTTCCGCATCCTTCTTTGTGACCAGACGGGTTGGATATGTCTGATGAGCTGGGGTAGAGTTGATATAATACTTAGCAGGTTGCTCACAGTCGTTGCTGCTGAAGAGGATTTCCTGTTTGCCCCTGCCTATATATAATGCCTCTTTGAAGCCTACTTCGAATATTTCTCCATCTACCTGTACTTTTCCGGGAGCGCCTACATTGATAATACCCAGTTCTCTACGTTCCAGGAAGTAGGTAGCTTTCAGCTGATCGGGTGTTCCCAGTTTTACGGTTTTGTTCACAGGCATGATGCCGCCTGTGATAAAGCGATCATAATGGCTATATACCAATACTGCATCGTCGGCAAAGAAGAGCTTATCTATGAGCAGTTCTTTCCGGGTTTCGTCTGTCGTCCAGCGCAACACGGAGGCTGGGCTGGTGGCATATCTCGTTTCGGCTGTCATACGGCTGACAATTAGTTTTTAGAAATGATAATAAAATAGCGGGAGATGCGTATCAGTGCATCTTTCATAACTGAATGGAAAGATAGTGCTTAATGCCCAGAAATGCAAACGTTTGCATGACAATCAGACTGATACTTTTTTATCATTAACCACTTGTTTTTTGGCTAATCTGCCTAATTCAGGGTGTTTGGGAGGTATTACCAGCCGTTTATCACATTATAAATATTTCCATTAGAGAGGGAGTCATTATCTTTGCGTTCCCTTTTCTGATAAGGATTTGGGGTCTTCTTAACCGCTAAAACCTTTTAGCCAACCTATCGAGTGTTTTACTATCATTCTAAAGTCAAAATCGCATTAATGATTAAGATTTTAGTATTAACAGGCGGTGTGGTAATTTTATACTTTAGCTTATATGAATAAGTATCTGCAAATACATCCCGGCGACAATGTACTTGTTGCTTTACAAGACCTCCAGCAAGGTACGGAAGTCGGGTTTAATGGTTCCACAATAACCTTATTAAAAGACGTTCCCGCTAAACATAAATTCATGATCGCTGATGCTAAGGAAGGCGATCCTATCACTATGTATGGAGTATTGGTTGGTAAAGCCAATGTTGCCATTGCCAAAGGTGAACTGATTACTATTACCAATGTAAAACATGACGCCAGTGCTTTCCACGAAAAAGAAGGAACTGTGCAATGGGAAAAGCCTGATGTGAGTAAGTGGGCTAACCGCACCTTTATGGGTTATCCACGTAATGATGGTCAGGTAGGTACGCGTAACTACTGGCTGGTGATTCCGATGGTATTTTGTGAGAACCGTAACGTGAGTGTGATCAAGACTGCCTTTGAAAAAGGGTTGGGTTTTGCGCCAACAGAGGTGTATAATGAGCAGGTACAGGATTTAGTGTCTTTATATAAGAAGGGAGATCTGAATGCGATTAAGACGTACACGGCAGAGGCAGTAACTCTGAGTAATAAACGTCATACCGTATTTAATAATATAGATGGTATCAAGTTCCTGATGCACGAAGGTGGTTGTGGTGGTACCAGGCAGGATTCTGATGCACTGTGTGCACTGCTGGCCGGGTACATTCACCATCCGAATGTAGCAGGTGCTACTATATTGAGTCTGGGTTGTCAACACGCACAGGTATCGATTCTGCAGGAAGCATTAAAGAAACTGAATCCAGCGTTTAATAAACCAGTGTTGGTATATGAGCAGCAGAAGAGTGCTTCTGAGTTCACCATGTTGTCTTCTGCTATTAAAGATACATTCCTGGCGTTGATTGAAGCGGATAAGGAAGGAAGGAAACCAAGTCCATTGTCAAAACTGGTGATTGGCCTGGAGTGTGGTGGTTCTGATGGGTTCTCTGGCATTTCTGCGAATCCGGCGGTGGGTCATACTTCTGATTTGCTGGTGGCGTTGGGTGGTACTTCTATCTTGTCTGAATTTCCGGAATTGTGTGGTGTGGAGCAGGAGTTGATCAATCGTTGTGTGGAGAAAGATGTGTCTGATAAGTTCATTCGTATTATGCGTGCGTATGAGAGTCAGGCAGAGTCTGTGGGTTCTGGTTTTTATATGAATCCTTCTCCGGGGAATATTAAGGATGGGTTGATCACAGATGCGATCAAGTCAGCAGGTGCGGCGAAAAAAGGGGGGATTTCTCCGGTGATAGATGTGTTGGACTATACAGAGTATGTAAAGAAACCGGGGTTGAATTTGTTGTGTACGCCGGGCAATGATGTGGAGTCTACTTCGGCAGAGGTAGGGTCGGGTGCGAATATTGTGTTGTTTACGACTGGGTTGGGTACGCCGACGGGGAACCCGATTGCACCGGTGGTGAAGTTAGCGACGAATACGAAATTGGCGCAAAGAATGCCGGATATTATTGATATTAATACAGGTACGATCATAAGCGGAGAGGTGAGTATTGAGGAAATGGGGGAAGAGATATTGGAGTTTGTGATTAAGGCGGCAAGTGGAGAGGTGCAGACGAAGGCGGAGTTGCTGCATCAGGATGATTTTATTCCGTGGAAGAGAGGGGTGAGTTTGTAACAAAAAAGGCCGCTGCTATCGCAGAGGGCACTGAAAAAGTCCCAAGATGCTTAAATATTAAAGGGAGCAGCAAACGCAAGTTTACTGCTCCCTTTCAATTATCTTAGAGGTATCAGCAATATATCATAGCATGTTACCTCATCAACAGCAACTTCAGCTTAGTTCTTTTTCGAGTCTTTACGATCTTATAGTACCTAAAGACAATCTGCTCCGCCAGATTAACGAACTGATCGATTTTCAGTTTATTTATCAGGAACTGGTGAATAAGTATTGTTTGAATAATGGTCGCATGGCTGAAAGCCCGATCCGTATGTTCAAATACTTATTATTGAAAACGATCTATACTGCCTCAGACGTCGATATCGTTGAGCGTTCCCGTTATGATATGTCCTTCAAATACTTTCTTGATATGTCTCCCGAGGAAGCTGTTATCAACCCTAGTTCACTGACTAAATTTCGAAAGCTTCGCTTAAAAGACACAGACCTGTTAAATCTGCTGATTGGCAAAACTGTATCTATTGCTCTCGAAAAAGGAATTATTAAATCCAAATCGATCATTGTTGATGCCACCCATTCACTCTCCAGATCGAATCCTTATTCGGCCCTTGATGTGTTAAGAGAACGTTCAAAATTACTTCGCAAAGCAGTTTACGCCATAGATAAGGATATGAAGGGCTATCTGCCTGAGAAAAATACGTCGAATGATCTGCAGGATGAGCTGATTTATTGCAGAGAACTTGAGAGGCGTATTAGCTCAGAGCAGACTTTAAGTTCAATACCTGCGGTTAAAGAAAAGC is a genomic window of Chitinophaga sp. LS1 containing:
- the kduI gene encoding 5-dehydro-4-deoxy-D-glucuronate isomerase produces the protein MTAETRYATSPASVLRWTTDETRKELLIDKLFFADDAVLVYSHYDRFITGGIMPVNKTVKLGTPDQLKATYFLERRELGIINVGAPGKVQVDGEIFEVGFKEALYIGRGKQEILFSSNDCEQPAKYYINSTPAHQTYPTRLVTKKDAEIVTLGSPETANHRTINKLLVASVLPTCQLQMGMTELKTGSIWNTIPAHTHDRRMEVYFYFEVPDGQSVCHFWGQPQETRHIWMQNEQAVISPPWSIHSGAGTSNYTFIWGMAGENLDYGDMDVCAVPDLR
- a CDS encoding altronate dehydratase family protein; translated protein: MNKYLQIHPGDNVLVALQDLQQGTEVGFNGSTITLLKDVPAKHKFMIADAKEGDPITMYGVLVGKANVAIAKGELITITNVKHDASAFHEKEGTVQWEKPDVSKWANRTFMGYPRNDGQVGTRNYWLVIPMVFCENRNVSVIKTAFEKGLGFAPTEVYNEQVQDLVSLYKKGDLNAIKTYTAEAVTLSNKRHTVFNNIDGIKFLMHEGGCGGTRQDSDALCALLAGYIHHPNVAGATILSLGCQHAQVSILQEALKKLNPAFNKPVLVYEQQKSASEFTMLSSAIKDTFLALIEADKEGRKPSPLSKLVIGLECGGSDGFSGISANPAVGHTSDLLVALGGTSILSEFPELCGVEQELINRCVEKDVSDKFIRIMRAYESQAESVGSGFYMNPSPGNIKDGLITDAIKSAGAAKKGGISPVIDVLDYTEYVKKPGLNLLCTPGNDVESTSAEVGSGANIVLFTTGLGTPTGNPIAPVVKLATNTKLAQRMPDIIDINTGTIISGEVSIEEMGEEILEFVIKAASGEVQTKAELLHQDDFIPWKRGVSL